The Exiguobacterium aurantiacum DSM 6208 genome includes a window with the following:
- a CDS encoding AAA family ATPase translates to MKFVILFGPQAVGKMTVGQELAKETGLKLFHNHMTIDLVSPFFSYGTREGRRIVELFREELFESVAKSDLPGMIFTFVWAFDMEEDWAYVRHVTTIFESRGAEIYYVELEADIEERLIRNTTENRLTHKPTKRDIAWSEGELKQTATMYRLNSRHGELDVDNYLRIDNTHLDATTVAARIKQHFQL, encoded by the coding sequence ATGAAGTTTGTGATTTTGTTCGGCCCGCAAGCCGTCGGTAAGATGACGGTCGGGCAGGAGTTGGCGAAAGAGACCGGGTTAAAGCTATTCCATAACCATATGACGATTGACCTCGTCAGCCCGTTCTTCAGTTACGGGACGAGAGAGGGACGCCGAATCGTCGAACTGTTTCGGGAAGAACTGTTCGAATCGGTCGCGAAAAGCGACTTACCCGGCATGATCTTCACGTTCGTCTGGGCGTTCGACATGGAAGAGGACTGGGCGTACGTCCGTCATGTGACGACGATTTTCGAGTCGCGCGGGGCTGAGATTTATTACGTGGAACTCGAGGCGGACATCGAGGAACGGCTCATCCGCAACACGACCGAGAATCGGCTCACGCATAAGCCGACGAAACGGGACATCGCCTGGTCGGAAGGGGAATTGAAGCAGACGGCGACGATGTACCGCTTGAACTCGCGGCACGGGGAGCTCGACGTCGACAACTATTTACGAATCGACAACACGCATCTCGACGCGACGACCGTCGCGGCACGCATCAAACAACATTTCCAGCTATGA
- a CDS encoding ABC transporter permease: MTFVELMTSLIFVAIPLGLALYLKLGLERDIFIATVRSIIQLLVIGYILTFVFESANPVFMLLMILLMIGAATQNIIKKGDGIPGITWMIVLTLVTVEALTMGLMLGFGIIPFEPDKVIPISGMVIGNCMVLSLLFLNKFKDEVERSDEVIELVLSMGGAPKTAIDRSLKNAIRTSMIPTVEAQKTMGLVQLPGMMSGLIIGGADPMEAVLYQLLILFLILTTATISAVMVGYLAYPRLFNEKLQFVGLTYEKGDTT, from the coding sequence ATGACGTTCGTTGAATTGATGACGTCACTCATTTTTGTGGCGATTCCGCTCGGACTGGCGCTTTATCTCAAGCTCGGACTCGAACGTGACATCTTCATCGCGACGGTGCGTTCCATCATCCAACTGTTGGTGATTGGCTACATCTTAACGTTCGTCTTCGAGAGCGCCAACCCGGTATTCATGCTGCTCATGATTCTTCTCATGATCGGGGCGGCGACGCAGAATATCATCAAAAAAGGGGACGGCATCCCGGGCATCACGTGGATGATCGTCCTCACGCTCGTCACGGTCGAGGCGTTGACGATGGGGCTCATGCTCGGGTTCGGGATCATCCCGTTCGAGCCGGACAAAGTCATCCCGATCAGCGGCATGGTCATCGGCAACTGTATGGTGTTGTCGCTCCTGTTCTTGAACAAGTTCAAAGACGAGGTCGAGCGGAGCGACGAGGTGATCGAGCTCGTCTTGTCGATGGGCGGGGCGCCGAAGACGGCGATCGACCGGAGCTTGAAGAACGCCATCCGCACGAGCATGATCCCGACGGTCGAGGCGCAAAAGACGATGGGGCTCGTCCAACTGCCGGGCATGATGAGCGGGCTCATCATCGGCGGGGCCGACCCGATGGAGGCGGTGCTCTATCAACTCCTCATCTTGTTCCTCATCTTGACGACGGCGACGATTTCGGCCGTCATGGTCGGCTATCTCGCTTATCCGCGTCTGTTCAATGAGAAGCTTCAGTTCGTCGGCTTGACGTACGAGAAAGGGGACACGACATGA
- a CDS encoding tetratricopeptide repeat protein, with translation MTKHTIDLHTPEFQRTFLEMMLLEELTETYNAEAIETLVTRGETRFPDDPFFPAMRAYPLIREGEFDQAKQQLDAASALGDHYLIHCLLGALSDDAGFTFEAEQHYLRAIERFPNVPMTQRAIAIHYFHRKFYGEAGLHLMHYVRLTGFNEETVPMLLDFFQVYDEIPLEMNDELLKAAIGYLNANPRNPHAHSLYASICSHRVDMLVKGKPDQDTLDDETIHMLLEVEEHGMWSATYDDSEDQMFRAMFADYVDNVILPNTSKFYVYRLRLRYWYHRLTHRVTGGYADSSMR, from the coding sequence ATGACGAAACACACCATCGACTTACACACCCCAGAATTTCAACGGACGTTCCTCGAGATGATGTTGCTTGAAGAATTAACGGAGACATATAACGCCGAGGCGATCGAGACGCTCGTCACGCGCGGCGAGACCCGGTTCCCGGACGATCCGTTCTTCCCGGCGATGCGCGCCTATCCGCTCATTCGCGAAGGCGAGTTCGACCAGGCGAAACAACAGCTCGACGCGGCGAGTGCGCTCGGCGACCATTACCTCATTCATTGCCTGCTCGGCGCGCTCAGCGACGACGCCGGCTTCACGTTCGAGGCCGAACAGCATTACCTTCGCGCCATCGAACGGTTTCCGAACGTCCCGATGACGCAGCGGGCCATCGCCATCCATTACTTCCACCGCAAGTTCTACGGGGAGGCCGGGCTCCATTTGATGCATTACGTCCGACTCACCGGGTTCAATGAAGAGACGGTGCCGATGCTACTCGATTTCTTCCAAGTGTATGACGAGATTCCGCTCGAGATGAACGATGAGCTCTTAAAAGCCGCCATCGGCTATTTGAACGCGAACCCGCGCAACCCGCACGCCCATTCGCTCTACGCTTCGATTTGCAGCCACCGGGTCGACATGCTCGTCAAAGGCAAGCCCGATCAAGACACGCTCGATGACGAGACGATTCACATGTTGCTCGAAGTCGAAGAGCACGGCATGTGGAGCGCGACGTATGACGACAGCGAGGACCAGATGTTCCGCGCCATGTTCGCCGACTATGTCGACAACGTCATCTTGCCGAACACGTCTAAGTTCTATGTCTATCGTCTTCGCCTTCGCTATTGGTACCACCGTCTCACGCACCGGGTGACGGGTGGGTATGCGGATTCGTCGATGCGTTGA
- a CDS encoding ABC transporter ATP-binding protein: MHIIEFNGVSHGDILHNVTGYFREGRITTFVGPSGAGKTTCLKHINGLLSPDGGDIYFKGENIRDIDIIALRKRIGMAFQSAPMIDGTVYDNLNLPKSIFGETLDRDKAASLLRDVDLNEQMLDKPVKRLSGGERSRVAIARTLVNKPDVLLLDEITASLDYRTVKEIERLIVRLQREYGVTVIWITHDLDQARRVSDDMWFLRNGELIEFGDASFIDESDNPMIGRFVRGEEL; encoded by the coding sequence ATGCACATCATCGAGTTTAACGGGGTCAGTCACGGGGACATCTTACATAACGTGACGGGCTATTTTAGAGAAGGACGGATTACGACGTTCGTCGGTCCGAGTGGTGCCGGGAAGACGACGTGTTTGAAGCATATCAACGGCTTGCTGTCACCGGACGGGGGCGATATTTATTTCAAAGGCGAGAACATTCGCGACATTGATATCATCGCCCTGCGCAAACGGATCGGGATGGCGTTCCAGAGCGCGCCGATGATTGACGGGACGGTGTATGACAATCTGAACTTGCCGAAATCAATCTTCGGGGAGACGCTCGACCGGGACAAGGCGGCCTCGCTGTTACGAGATGTCGACTTGAACGAGCAGATGCTCGACAAGCCCGTCAAAAGGCTGTCGGGCGGGGAACGGAGCCGCGTCGCCATCGCCCGGACGCTCGTCAACAAGCCGGACGTGTTGCTTTTAGATGAGATCACGGCGAGCCTCGACTATCGGACGGTGAAAGAGATTGAACGGCTCATCGTCCGCCTGCAGCGCGAATATGGGGTCACCGTCATTTGGATCACCCATGACTTGGATCAAGCGCGTCGTGTCAGTGACGACATGTGGTTTTTACGGAACGGCGAATTGATCGAGTTCGGGGACGCCTCGTTCATCGATGAGTCGGACAATCCGATGATCGGGCGGTTCGTGAGGGGGGAAGAGCTATGA
- a CDS encoding cation diffusion facilitator family transporter: protein MPKDPKLERFVLRVSVFASLFFAIAGILVGLWLSSSFILFDGVYSFLSVIMSWISLRAGMFMLTADKRFPFGKSTIEPFIILFQYGVLLFVIVNAVLGAIDDIRAGGNDLVLGGALVYLAISAGISYSIYRYLNSFKMKASSGLVTAEVVQWRLDTLLTVSGLIGYLIAQVLVWLSFEAVAPYIDPVMLILSALWLVRTPLIEMWTAIKELIDMDTGTPYSNQIRLTVLQVAHQFDVDKTYVRTTKSGNVLFLEIDLVVPRDYPYDTIADQDKIRQQLFDALAFLPYEKWLTVSFTHDNRWAE from the coding sequence ATGCCAAAAGATCCAAAACTCGAGCGCTTCGTCTTACGCGTCTCCGTTTTTGCCTCGCTCTTCTTCGCCATCGCCGGCATTCTCGTCGGCCTCTGGCTGTCCTCGTCGTTCATCTTGTTTGACGGTGTGTATTCATTCTTGAGCGTCATCATGAGCTGGATCTCGCTTCGGGCCGGTATGTTCATGCTGACGGCCGATAAACGCTTCCCGTTCGGCAAGAGCACGATTGAACCGTTCATCATCTTGTTCCAGTACGGGGTGCTCTTATTCGTCATCGTCAACGCCGTCCTCGGGGCCATCGACGATATCCGCGCTGGCGGGAACGACCTCGTCCTTGGCGGTGCCCTCGTCTACCTTGCCATCAGCGCCGGCATCTCGTATAGCATCTATCGCTATTTGAACAGCTTCAAGATGAAGGCGAGCTCCGGGCTCGTCACGGCGGAAGTCGTACAATGGCGGCTCGATACGCTACTCACCGTCAGCGGCCTCATCGGATATCTCATCGCCCAAGTGCTCGTCTGGCTCTCGTTCGAGGCCGTCGCCCCTTACATCGACCCGGTCATGCTCATCTTGAGCGCCCTTTGGCTCGTCCGCACCCCGCTCATCGAGATGTGGACGGCCATCAAAGAACTGATTGACATGGACACGGGCACGCCCTACAGCAACCAAATTCGGTTGACCGTACTCCAAGTCGCCCATCAATTCGACGTCGACAAGACGTACGTTCGCACGACAAAGTCCGGCAACGTCTTGTTCCTTGAAATCGACCTCGTCGTCCCGCGCGACTACCCGTACGACACGATCGCCGACCAGGACAAGATTCGGCAACAGCTGTTCGACGCGCTCGCCTTCTTACCGTATGAGAAATGGCTGACCGTCTCGTTCACCCATGACAATCGTTGGGCGGAGTAA
- a CDS encoding siderophore ABC transporter substrate-binding protein: protein MGKFKVSLMLTLLIFVLAACGGTTETKETGEVEGAEAPKTVEITDAHGTIEVPVNPKKVVALDNRTFETLAAWDIELAAAPIGLLPAESPYAKDSDIADVGMHFEPNLEAIAGVDPDVVIVGQRFADYYEDIKKLVPNAAVIDLYIDIPEDAGTPGEILVKGLTDTTLTLGKIFDKNEEAAQLVVDLDNSIDGVKSAYNGEDTIMSVIVSGGDIGFSAPISGRVYGPMYDIFGWTPALEVEKTTGDHQGDEVSVEAIAESNPDWLFVLDRDAPLAGAEGAVPAADVIDNAPALQKTTAVKEKNIVYAPNDTYLNESIQTYSEMFNDIAQALKK from the coding sequence ATGGGGAAATTTAAAGTGTCACTCATGTTGACATTACTCATCTTCGTGCTTGCCGCATGCGGCGGGACGACAGAGACAAAAGAAACAGGAGAAGTGGAAGGTGCCGAGGCACCGAAAACGGTTGAAATCACCGATGCGCACGGCACGATTGAAGTACCGGTCAACCCGAAGAAGGTCGTCGCCCTCGACAACCGTACGTTCGAGACGCTCGCGGCGTGGGACATCGAACTCGCGGCGGCACCGATCGGCTTGTTGCCGGCCGAGTCACCATACGCGAAAGATAGCGATATCGCTGACGTCGGCATGCACTTTGAGCCGAACTTAGAGGCGATTGCCGGAGTCGACCCGGACGTCGTCATCGTCGGGCAACGCTTCGCCGATTACTACGAAGACATCAAAAAACTCGTACCGAACGCGGCCGTGATCGACTTGTACATCGACATCCCGGAAGATGCGGGCACACCGGGTGAGATTCTCGTCAAAGGATTGACGGACACGACGCTCACGCTCGGGAAAATCTTTGATAAGAACGAAGAGGCGGCACAGCTCGTTGTGGACCTCGACAACTCAATCGACGGTGTGAAATCAGCTTACAACGGTGAAGACACGATCATGTCGGTCATCGTCTCAGGCGGAGACATCGGCTTCTCGGCACCAATTTCGGGCCGCGTCTACGGCCCGATGTATGACATCTTCGGCTGGACACCGGCGTTAGAAGTCGAGAAGACGACTGGCGACCACCAAGGGGATGAAGTATCGGTCGAAGCGATCGCTGAAAGCAACCCGGACTGGCTCTTCGTCCTTGACCGCGACGCACCTCTCGCTGGAGCGGAAGGTGCCGTACCGGCAGCGGACGTCATCGACAACGCTCCGGCGCTTCAAAAGACGACAGCCGTCAAAGAAAAGAACATCGTCTACGCACCGAACGACACATACTTGAACGAGTCGATTCAAACGTACTCTGAAATGTTCAACGACATCGCACAAGCGCTCAAGAAGTAA
- a CDS encoding SDR family NAD(P)-dependent oxidoreductase encodes MKYTVITGASSGIGYEAAKQLAKKGKSLVLVARRTDELEKLRQEIKSISPDSDVILKTNDLSYSENVYALYESLADLDIETWINNAGFGDSNLVKDAEVGKMENMIRLNVEALTVLSNLYVRDYHDVEGATLVNVASVVGYHIAKKGVTYSATKFFVSAYTEGIARELMNNGDKLRAKVLAPAATETGFASRAREEADFDYSQNVEKYHTAEEMATFLMQLLESDEVVGIVNHGDYSFELRGPIHPFM; translated from the coding sequence ATGAAATATACGGTCATCACAGGCGCCAGTTCAGGAATCGGTTATGAGGCGGCGAAACAGCTCGCGAAAAAAGGGAAGTCGCTTGTCCTCGTGGCGCGTCGCACCGACGAACTCGAGAAGTTGCGTCAAGAGATCAAGTCGATCTCACCGGACAGCGACGTCATCTTGAAGACGAACGATTTATCGTATAGCGAGAACGTGTACGCCTTGTACGAGTCGCTCGCTGACCTCGACATCGAGACGTGGATCAATAACGCCGGGTTCGGCGATTCGAACCTCGTGAAAGACGCCGAAGTCGGGAAGATGGAGAACATGATTCGTCTGAACGTCGAGGCGCTCACGGTGCTATCGAACTTGTACGTCCGTGACTATCATGACGTCGAAGGCGCGACGCTCGTGAACGTCGCGTCCGTCGTCGGGTATCACATCGCCAAAAAAGGCGTCACGTACAGTGCGACGAAGTTCTTCGTCAGCGCCTATACGGAAGGGATCGCGCGTGAGCTCATGAACAACGGGGACAAATTGCGGGCGAAAGTGCTCGCGCCGGCGGCGACGGAGACCGGGTTCGCGAGCCGGGCCCGTGAAGAGGCAGACTTCGACTATAGCCAAAACGTCGAGAAGTATCACACGGCCGAGGAGATGGCGACGTTCTTAATGCAACTGCTCGAGAGCGACGAAGTCGTCGGGATCGTCAATCATGGAGATTATTCGTTCGAGCTGCGCGGACCGATTCATCCGTTTATGTAA
- a CDS encoding nuclear transport factor 2 family protein — protein sequence MLAPLIEEKERLLLTSEVRSSPERLRELLTEDFFEIGSSGRLLYKEEDTNTMDLGDIDVSLTDFNLEVIRDDVVLATYRTENRAIGNVALRSSIWVRIDGTWKMKFHQGTPIS from the coding sequence ATGCTCGCACCATTGATCGAAGAGAAGGAACGGTTATTGTTGACGTCAGAAGTCCGTTCGTCACCGGAGCGGTTACGAGAGCTGTTGACGGAAGATTTCTTTGAGATCGGCAGCTCCGGACGCCTCCTCTACAAAGAAGAGGACACGAACACGATGGACCTCGGCGACATCGACGTCTCGCTCACCGACTTCAACCTCGAAGTCATCCGCGACGACGTCGTCCTCGCCACGTATCGGACCGAGAACCGTGCGATCGGAAACGTTGCGCTTCGCAGCTCGATTTGGGTACGGATTGACGGAACGTGGAAAATGAAGTTTCATCAAGGAACACCAATTTCATAA
- a CDS encoding trypsin-like peptidase domain-containing protein — protein sequence MEKEGVILVTCPKCGTKTRSRTTACPTCGHRSRRYRWFVVPFAIALIAFIAVVTNAYFKDSSRSADSLADKVRLNVTDDTVSADAATPADLDALQDSLFTVSNGTGFLISPQDVLTAASNVAGLTDIILERDGNEIAGTVVGRNDAIAVIRIEQVDLTPFSFTQAIAASDESLLTMTSKDRINGTVTFSETGYERNFDLPRYAIGSPLLTENGRVLAIHLRELTLPVILFEQDVQSFLESDTPAPPTAELAPVAPISPLPKEAPVTEAPAPAPAPAPAEETTPAPETPAEPEAPAEPAEPAPAVEEPVEATPPPEEEAPAEPAPPEEPVTEPEPPVTEPPPEPETPVTEPAEPVEPEKPAADTEKPVKKQDNKPTDKPKTEPPVKEDKPKSEESKEDPAASSDEPVDEESTPSE from the coding sequence TTGGAGAAAGAAGGTGTCATCCTCGTGACTTGCCCGAAATGCGGAACGAAAACCCGCTCGCGAACGACTGCTTGTCCGACGTGTGGCCACCGCTCACGTCGCTATCGCTGGTTCGTCGTCCCATTTGCCATCGCCCTCATCGCGTTTATCGCCGTCGTGACGAACGCTTATTTCAAGGACAGTTCGCGCTCGGCCGACTCCCTTGCCGACAAAGTCCGCTTGAATGTGACCGACGACACCGTCTCGGCGGATGCGGCGACTCCCGCCGACCTCGACGCCTTGCAAGACAGCCTCTTCACCGTCAGCAACGGCACCGGTTTCTTAATCAGTCCACAAGACGTCTTGACGGCCGCTTCGAACGTGGCCGGTTTGACGGATATCATCCTCGAACGGGACGGAAACGAGATCGCCGGGACGGTCGTCGGGCGAAACGACGCCATCGCCGTCATCCGTATCGAACAAGTTGATTTGACGCCGTTCTCGTTCACTCAAGCAATCGCCGCAAGCGATGAGTCACTCCTGACGATGACGTCGAAAGACCGCATCAACGGCACGGTCACGTTCAGTGAGACGGGCTATGAGCGAAACTTCGATTTGCCGCGTTACGCGATCGGCAGTCCGCTCCTCACCGAGAACGGGCGTGTGCTCGCCATCCATTTGCGCGAGCTGACGTTACCGGTCATTTTGTTCGAACAAGACGTCCAGTCGTTCCTCGAATCGGACACGCCGGCACCACCGACGGCCGAACTCGCACCGGTCGCACCGATCTCTCCGCTACCGAAAGAGGCCCCTGTGACGGAAGCACCGGCTCCAGCTCCAGCTCCTGCGCCGGCGGAAGAAACGACGCCAGCACCCGAGACACCAGCTGAGCCCGAAGCACCGGCTGAACCAGCCGAACCGGCACCAGCTGTCGAGGAGCCCGTAGAAGCGACCCCGCCGCCTGAAGAGGAGGCACCAGCTGAACCGGCGCCACCTGAGGAACCGGTGACCGAACCTGAGCCGCCAGTGACCGAACCGCCGCCTGAACCGGAAACGCCGGTGACGGAACCGGCCGAACCGGTCGAGCCGGAAAAACCGGCGGCCGACACCGAGAAGCCGGTGAAAAAGCAGGACAACAAGCCAACCGATAAACCGAAAACCGAACCACCGGTAAAAGAAGACAAGCCGAAATCAGAAGAATCGAAAGAAGACCCAGCGGCATCGTCCGATGAGCCTGTCGACGAAGAAAGCACGCCTTCCGAATGA
- a CDS encoding VOC family protein, whose translation MITGIHHVQITIPTGEEARARAFYCDLLGLEEIEKPESLRGRGGFWLQVGDQSVHVGAEDGVDRSRTKAHVAYAVTDLEAWGRRLEAEGIDRITGIPIPGFERFEFRDPFGNRVEMIQKI comes from the coding sequence ATGATTACAGGCATCCATCACGTTCAAATCACGATCCCGACCGGGGAAGAAGCACGGGCCCGTGCCTTCTATTGCGATTTGCTCGGTTTAGAAGAGATTGAAAAGCCTGAGTCGCTACGAGGACGCGGCGGATTTTGGCTTCAAGTTGGAGACCAAAGCGTCCACGTCGGTGCAGAGGACGGTGTCGACCGGTCCCGAACGAAAGCACACGTCGCCTATGCTGTTACGGATTTGGAGGCATGGGGACGACGGTTGGAAGCGGAAGGGATTGACCGCATCACGGGCATCCCGATTCCGGGTTTTGAACGGTTCGAGTTCCGTGACCCGTTCGGCAACCGTGTCGAGATGATTCAAAAGATATGA
- a CDS encoding TetR/AcrR family transcriptional regulator, translating into MNKKQLLLETAAYMIREDGIQQLSLERLAARVGITKAGVLYHFETKDNLLRQMNELAITEFETRIHHHMTDGPYPFTRAYAQATLDYMDAARIGLSAVFISSQEDASGELWNEAARRWDERFLADGADPRVLELRLLCDGFWFALTYGYSDAFKDEAARLLRQKCDTLEQAGG; encoded by the coding sequence ATGAACAAAAAACAATTACTCCTTGAGACGGCCGCCTATATGATTCGGGAGGACGGCATCCAACAGTTATCGCTCGAGCGGCTCGCCGCACGTGTCGGCATCACGAAAGCCGGTGTGCTCTACCACTTCGAGACGAAAGACAACTTATTACGCCAAATGAACGAGCTCGCCATCACCGAGTTCGAGACACGGATCCATCATCATATGACGGACGGACCGTACCCGTTCACACGAGCTTACGCTCAGGCGACACTCGACTACATGGACGCGGCACGAATCGGTCTGAGCGCCGTTTTCATCTCGTCACAAGAAGACGCGAGCGGTGAGCTCTGGAATGAGGCGGCGCGCCGATGGGATGAACGCTTTCTCGCCGACGGGGCCGACCCGCGCGTGCTCGAACTCCGGCTGTTGTGCGACGGCTTCTGGTTCGCGTTGACGTACGGCTATAGCGACGCCTTCAAAGACGAGGCCGCCCGCCTCCTCCGTCAGAAGTGTGACACGCTCGAACAGGCAGGTGGCTAA
- a CDS encoding ABC transporter permease, with translation MQTPLTRAETLSQPSFSTIWTKSFIFATLVVLMLAVLSLVTGVYDIRADFDMFWITRVPRTVALMLTGAAMAMSGLVMQLITQNRLVEPTTTGTLEWAGLGLLTVYLLVPAPTLMMRMTGAIVFSFVGTMVFFWFLRSVKLRSSLIVPIIGLMLGAVISAVSTFLGLFFRMSQTLEGWFVGSFASVQVGRYEYLWLILISTVLIFLLANRLTLAGLGEDVATSLGVNYNQLMMIATGLIALSVGVVATVIGNLPFLGLIVPNLVSMFRGDDLRSNLPWVCVVGMGAILVSDLISRTIIAPFELPVSLILGTVGAFVFIGILLRQRKRGGVR, from the coding sequence GTGCAAACACCACTAACTCGGGCTGAGACATTGTCTCAGCCCTCCTTTTCTACCATATGGACGAAGTCGTTCATCTTCGCGACGCTCGTCGTGCTGATGCTTGCGGTCTTATCGCTCGTTACGGGCGTGTATGACATTCGCGCCGACTTCGATATGTTTTGGATCACGCGTGTCCCGCGGACGGTCGCCCTCATGTTGACGGGGGCGGCGATGGCGATGTCGGGGCTCGTCATGCAGCTCATCACCCAAAACCGGCTCGTCGAACCGACGACGACCGGGACGCTCGAATGGGCCGGGCTCGGGCTCTTGACCGTGTACTTGCTCGTCCCGGCACCGACGCTCATGATGCGGATGACGGGTGCGATCGTGTTCTCGTTCGTCGGTACGATGGTGTTCTTTTGGTTTTTGCGTTCGGTCAAACTCCGGTCGTCGTTGATCGTCCCGATCATCGGGCTCATGCTCGGTGCCGTCATCTCGGCCGTCTCCACGTTCCTCGGCCTGTTCTTCCGGATGAGCCAGACGCTCGAAGGCTGGTTCGTCGGTTCGTTCGCCTCGGTCCAGGTCGGACGCTATGAGTATTTATGGCTCATCCTCATCTCGACGGTGCTCATCTTTTTGCTCGCGAACCGGTTGACGCTCGCGGGACTCGGAGAAGACGTCGCGACGAGCCTCGGCGTGAACTACAACCAGCTTATGATGATCGCGACGGGGCTCATCGCCCTCTCGGTCGGTGTCGTGGCGACGGTCATCGGCAACTTGCCGTTCCTCGGCTTGATCGTCCCGAACCTCGTCTCGATGTTTCGCGGAGACGACCTCCGCAGCAACTTGCCGTGGGTATGTGTCGTCGGCATGGGGGCGATTCTCGTCAGTGACTTGATCTCCCGGACGATCATCGCACCGTTCGAACTGCCGGTCTCACTCATTCTCGGGACGGTCGGTGCGTTCGTCTTCATCGGGATTTTACTTAGACAGCGGAAGCGGGGAGGGGTTCGATGA
- a CDS encoding DMT family transporter has protein sequence MKGYILLLFSIAFEVLGTSMLKLSDGFTQLVPSMILLASFAVSFTLMGIVLKTIPLSIAYSVWAGLGTVATGLIGVFIYGEVLSTLNSIGLIVIVLGVIVMNFGKTNTVHG, from the coding sequence ATGAAAGGATATATATTGTTACTGTTCTCGATCGCGTTCGAGGTGCTCGGGACCTCGATGTTGAAGCTGTCGGACGGGTTCACACAACTCGTTCCGAGCATGATTCTGCTCGCGAGTTTCGCCGTCTCGTTCACGCTCATGGGCATCGTCTTGAAGACGATCCCGCTCAGCATCGCCTACAGCGTTTGGGCCGGCCTCGGCACGGTCGCGACGGGGCTGATCGGCGTGTTCATCTACGGCGAGGTGTTGTCGACTTTGAACAGTATCGGACTCATCGTCATCGTGCTCGGTGTCATCGTCATGAATTTCGGGAAAACGAATACGGTACACGGTTGA
- a CDS encoding AbrB/MazE/SpoVT family DNA-binding domain-containing protein: protein MRNSNREERKLIQFGNDVYVLLSSEELKRFNLDSTDHVMVSTSDEGILIQPLSHQNLDDSSKFEDEIDRIMNEHDETFKGLVDR from the coding sequence ATGAGAAATTCAAACCGAGAAGAACGAAAGTTGATTCAATTCGGTAACGACGTTTATGTTCTCCTATCGTCTGAAGAGCTCAAACGTTTCAATCTCGATTCAACTGATCATGTGATGGTTTCTACTTCGGATGAAGGGATTTTGATTCAACCACTATCCCATCAAAATTTAGACGATTCATCGAAATTTGAAGATGAGATTGATCGGATTATGAATGAGCATGATGAGACATTTAAAGGACTGGTCGATCGCTGA
- a CDS encoding DUF6440 family protein, whose protein sequence is MLFKKKADVEGTKRFAVKLTEQLPELGQVTILVDTTTGVNYIQTWVGTSGGITPLLDANGDVVIDNVSPYQ, encoded by the coding sequence ATGTTATTCAAAAAGAAAGCAGACGTAGAAGGAACGAAACGATTCGCTGTGAAGCTGACGGAACAGTTGCCGGAACTCGGACAAGTGACGATCCTCGTCGACACCACGACCGGCGTCAACTACATCCAGACGTGGGTCGGTACGAGCGGGGGTATCACGCCACTTCTTGACGCGAACGGGGACGTCGTCATCGACAATGTGTCGCCTTATCAGTGA
- a CDS encoding DMT family transporter: MGFLYLAGAIISEVFGSSMLKLNATSSNRLPILGVALGYVTAFYLLSLALLSIPLSFAYAFWSGVGTAATALIGFLVFNEQIRKQTVAGIGLVIVGLVLMKV; this comes from the coding sequence ATGGGCTTCCTCTATCTCGCCGGAGCGATCATCTCTGAAGTGTTCGGCTCGAGCATGCTCAAGCTCAACGCGACGTCATCGAACCGTCTCCCGATTCTTGGGGTCGCGCTCGGCTATGTGACGGCGTTTTATCTATTGTCGCTCGCCCTCCTGTCCATCCCGCTCAGCTTCGCCTACGCGTTTTGGAGCGGGGTCGGCACGGCTGCGACGGCACTCATCGGCTTCCTCGTCTTCAACGAGCAAATCCGCAAACAGACCGTCGCCGGCATCGGGCTCGTCATCGTCGGGCTCGTGTTGATGAAAGTATAG